Below is a window of Desulfobulbaceae bacterium DNA.
TCCAGACAATCAGGAGATCCCTTCTCTTCTAAAAACTATTTCCAGCCAGGGAACCGGGGCAGGTTTGGATATACTCTCTTTTGTTCCCGGCGCTGAATCACCAAAGGAATTTTATGCTGAAATCCCCGTTTCGTTGTCGGTACAAGGAACCTACCACAATTTAGGGTATTTTTTAGATACTGTCAGCAAGCTTCCGCGGATAGTAAATGTTTCAAACATTTCGATGGGTGCTCCCAAAATGGAAGCAGGAGAGATGATGTTGAATACAAAGGTAAGTTTAGTTACCTACAAATTTCTTGACCAACCGATAGCACAATAAGGTGAGGTAAAAGTGATTCGTCGAGAACCCCGGAAAATCAACTGTTGGCTGAAAAAACATCGTAGCCTGTCTCTACTAGCTCTGGTTTGCCTTGGCGTCCTCATGCTTTCCGGGGGAGCCTGGGCCAACAATGCACCGGCTGAAATAGCAGCGGACGACCTTAAAAAAATGACTGAAGAACAAGTAACTCTTAGTCAGAGTGATACGTTTATCTATCAGCGCGGAAATCGCTCCGATCCTTTTGTGCCATTCATCAGCGAAGAACGGACAACAACGAAACAGATCGATTCTGAAGAGCTGCTGACCGGTATGCGGTTATTTGAACCCGGGCAACTCAATTTAGTCGCTATTTCATCAGGTGGTAACAAACCTTTGGCCCTCGTACAGGATTCAACAGGCAAGGGCTACATCCTCAAAGAGGGAATAGCTATTGGCCGCAGAGGCATCATCACATCAATCATCACCAATAGCGTTATCATTGAAGAAAGTTTTCTTACTAGCTCAGGCGAACAAAAGACACGATCCATCAAAATGGTTCTCAGGAAAGAGGGAGAAAAATAGTGAAAACCCTTGGCAGACATATAACAACCGCACTTTTAATTGCCAGTTTATCGTTACTGACTTGTAAGGCCAGCTCGGTGAAAGCTGCCGACCTCACAGAGCAGCCACAGTACAGTATTGCTGAGATCATTTACAGCCAGGGAGAAACGGATAGTCCTGTCTTGACGATAAAAGGCGACTCTGAACAACCGCCAACGTTCATTTCATACGATCTTTTTGACCCGTTACGAGTTGTGATCGATATTGCAGCTGGAAGTTTTGGCGAAGGCGTTACCTTACCGATTGAGATTAACTCAGGAGCTGTCGCCTCGGTTCAGGGAAAAGTGCTTGCAGAACAACAACCTGCTATTGCAAAAATTGAAGTTCTCCTGACCCAAGACAATCAGTATGTTATTGAAAAAGTAAACAACGATATACAAATCCGCTTCGCCGAGATACCCCCTATGGCTTCGGCCTCAGATGTTCCAAGCACCGATCCAAAACCGGAAGCGACACCAACTGTTTTGGAAATTGGCCAAATAACCGTTAGGCCCGAAAATAATGGGGTCAAGATTACCCTTGTTGCCGGCCAGCCGATCACCGATTATGAAAGGGTTGTCCTTGCCGAAGGTTCAGGTAGGCCAGATCGAATGTATCTTGATATCCATGGAGCTACAGCTCCATCACTTCCAAGTATTACTGCGGTAAATGTTGGCGCCCTGGCACGCTTGCGAACTTCAACAAAAGAAAACGGTGTACGGATTGTTTTTGACTCAAGCATCAACCAGTTGTTTGACTATGATATTGATACGACTCCAGAGGGGCTCCAGGTAACAATTAAAACACCTGACAATTCCGACGGTGACCCTGGCAGTGACCCAATAAGCACCTTGCTGTCTGGATTAAACAATCATGAGGATCTCCGTCAGCAAGAACCTGCTGCCGAGACCTATGACAACCAGGTCACCAAACAGCTCAAAAGAGTGGGTGTTAGCGGAGACTCTTTTGTCGATGCCGGCTACGATCAGGAGCGCATAACAGTAGACTTTTACAAAACCAATATTGAAAATGTTTTTTACCTCCTTAAAGAGATCAGCGGCCGAAACTTTGTTGTTGACGACTCTGTCTCCGGCAACGTCACTCTCTATCTGGAGAAGGTCCCCTGGGATTTCATTCTCGATGTAGTTCTCAATTTGAAAGGCCTACAAAAGGCAGAAAAATTCAATACCATTGTGATCTCCCCGCAATCGAAGAATTTCACGTGGCCTGAAGATACCGCCAGCACTGAAGTCACTTTTGAAGCCCCAGACCAGGATCTTGTCGCTCAAATCAACGAACAGCTATCGCAACCAGCTGAAGTTGTTGAAGCCAAGATGCACATTAAAAAGGCCAGCGAGTTAGCTCAAAAACAGCAACTTACCGCCGCACTGGATAGCTACAAAAAAGCATTCATGCTTTGGCCGGATAACATTAGTCTTATAAAACGAATCGCCCGTTTTTGCCTGGCTGAGATGGGTAATTATATCTGTGCCGAAGATTATGGGCGCAAGGCTTTGGCTCTTGACGAAAGCGATTCAGAGGCGATAGTCCAGATGGCGCTAACTCTGGCTAACATGGATAATACTGAGGCTGAAATCTTTTTTGAAAAGGCAACCCAGGGAGAACGGCCTGACCCGGACGCTTTACTGAACTTTGCGGCCTACTATGAAAACAAGGGTGCCAACGAGCAGGCCTTAGAACTCTTGACCCGCTATGAATCAATCTATGAGCGAACACTGGCGACCATGATCGCTAAAGCACGAATATATGACAAAGAAAATCAGCCAGATAAGGCGGAAGAGATATTTGAAACAATTATTTTGTATACAGGTTTTGAACTTCCACCTGATTTAGAAAAATTCATCAAAGGTCGGCTCGCCCTGCGAGACACCCAACACAGATAAACCGGGGTAAAGATATGTCAACAGAGATTGTTATTAATTCACAGGGTCAGCCTTGGCTTAAAAAAATCGGCACACTAGTTGCGCATTCCGGCCTAGCTTTTTTTATGACAGTAGTATTTTCAGGGGGCTGCGCATCAGTACCTTCACCAAGCCCTGAAGAGAGTGCTGCGAAATTTATTGAGGAACAGACCAAGGGGGCCGTTGATGGCAGTGTAACGGTTGCTTCACCTGCAGCATCAGAAGGCCAACAGGGCCAGTTGCCTATGCGCTACCAGAAACTGTCCTATAATCTTGGCACCCAAAGTTCAAACAATGAGCTGGAGACTGATACCATAATTGTGGGGTCTAGCTTCCCCGCTTCTACCGTATCGCTCCGATCTATCCTTCCGAAGCTGACAAATTTGAAAAATTTAACCATCAGCTGGGAAAGTGATGTTAACAAAGACGCCCTGGTACATGTCCCTAATATTGTGCCCGACGAAGACTTTTTCATGGTTATTAAGAACATTTTACGTCAATACGATTATTCATATGAGGTTGTGGGCCGCACATTAATTGTGAAACATAAGGAGACTAAAAATTTCCATATTTCCATGCCGTTCATGTCTTCCACCTTTTCAACAAGTATTGGCGGAGATGTCCTCGGCAGTACACAGGGTGCAAATATGAGCGGTACCCTCGAAATCAGCTCACAAAATAACGCCTTTGACATCTGGGGTAATATTCAAACCAATCTGGATAAAATCCTTGAAATCTGGTCTACACCCGCTACCGCTGCTCCCGTTGCAAGCAGTACCGACAGCGCGGCAGATTCCGCCGCAACAACCACAGCGCCAAGGACAGCAATAGCTGCTGTTGCCTCTCCCCCAGGAGGCCGTGGCTATTATACAATAGACAAACCAATTGGACTCATCTCAGTTACTGCACCAGCGTCATTGCTCGAAAAAATTGAGTCCTACCTCGAAAACCTCAAAACAGAGCTGTACAAACAGGTTTCAATTGAGGCTAAAATAATTGAGGTGACTTTTACCAATAATGACACAACTGGTATGGACTGGGCCTCGTTGTTTACTACAAGTTTTGATTTTGCAATGAGCTTTTCAAAAATGAATTTTATAAAGTCGTCAGCAACTGCCCAAAACTCATTTATAACAGTCGGTGACGAAACTTTTACCGCCGTGCTTGATCTCATGAAAAAGCAAGGCCGCGTAGAAGTCCTTTCGAATCCTAAAATTACTGTGATGAACGGCCAACCTGCTATGATCAGCGTGGGAGAAAATGTTACCTACATCGACAGCGTAAGTTCGACAACCTCAGACGGTGTAATTTCGTATTCAATCAATACTGCCACGGTAATGTCTGGATTAGGGCTCGGCGTTATTGCCTCAATTACCGATGGCAATGAGGTAATTCTCAACCTTACTCCAGTAACTTCAAGTCTATCGGAGGCAATTGAGTACAAAACGTTCGGGACAAATCAGGTGGGACTCCCTAAGGTCAATTTGCGGGAACTTAGTACCATCGTTCGTGTTAAAAATGGTGAAATGCTGATTATTGGCGGGTTAATCGACAACTCTTCCAGTTATAACAACGATTATGTTGCAGGTTTAGGCGAACTTCCTGTCGCAGGACAGGCCTTTCGCACAGACGGCACGACTACCTCGAAGAAAGAGCTTATTATCCTGCTACGACCACGAATTACTTCTCTTTAGAAGAGCAACAGGGAGTAGTTATAGTAACGCTTCGTTCCGATAGTTACCTACATTTTCATTGAAAACAGACCTCTCTTTATTGTAAAGAGAGGTCTGTTTTTTTATTTTACGATACCTTAAGGATTTCACAATGATTCAGGCACTAGAAAAAGCAAAGATTCTTATCGAGGCGTTACCATATATCAAGGCCTTTTCCAATAAAACGGTGGTTATCAAATATGGCGGTCACGCCATGGTTGATGATGCATTAAAGAAGAGTTTTGCCCTTGATATTATCCTGCTTAAATATATTGGCCTTAATCCCGTCGTTGTGCATGGGGGCGGGCCGCAGATCAATAAATTTCTTGATAAAATGAATATCCAGTCAAACTATATTCAGGGCATGCGGGTGACTGACGGAGAGACCATGGATGTAGTTGAAATGGTGCTGGTTGGTAAGGTCAACAAGGAGATTGTTGGTTTGATAAACCTGCATGGCGGCAAGGCCGTGGGGTTATCCGGTCGCGATGGAGACCTGATCAGAGCCCAGAAAATGCAGATTCTTAAAAGTCAGGTTGAAAATGCCCCACCTGAGCTCATTGATCTTGGTCGCGTTGGCAAAGTGACCGAGGTCAACCCGGAGATATTAACTACCCTGGACAGTCAGGACTTTATCCCTGTCATTGCCCCTGTGGGTGTCGGCAGCGAAGGACAGTCATACAATATCAACGCCGATCTCGTGGCCGGTGCCATTGCCTCACGGCTCAATGCTGAAAAGCTGGTTCTGTTAACCGATGTAGCGGGAGTTTTAGACCAGGACAAAAGGCTCATTCAATCCATGACCTGCACACAGGTTGATGAGTATATCAAAAGCGGCGTTATTGCCGGAGGCATGATACCTAAGGTTCAATGCTGCCAGGATGCCGTCCGGGCTGGTGTTAAAAAGGCACATATTATCGATGGCCGAACAGAGCACTCAATCCTCCTGGAGATCTTTACCAAAGAGGGTATCGGCTCAGAGGTCACCAATGACAAGTAATCAGGAAATAATCGCCAAAAGTGAAGCCGCCTTTATCGGCACCTATTCACGTTTTTCAGCGGCAATGGTCAGAGGTTCGGGCTGCCGTTTGGAAGACGCCGAAGGTAAAAGCTATCTGGACTTTTTGGCAGGTATTGCTGTTTGCAGCCTTGGACACTGCCATCCCGAAGTAACCAAAGCGATCTGTGAGCAGGCGAAAACTCTTGTCCATGTATCAAACCTCTTTCACACAATTCCCCAGACAGAACTCGCCACACTGTTGGTAAACAACTCGTTTGCCGATCGAATCTTTTTTACCAACAGCGGGGCAGAGGCCAACGAAGCCGCCATCAAGCTGGCCAGAAAATACAGTCCCCAAGGACGTTATGAGATCATCACCCTGGAAGGTTCCTTTCACGGTCGCACCTTGGCAACTATTGCGGCAACAGGACAGCCGAAGTTTCGTGAAGGTTTTGAGCCCATGCCCTCGGGCTTTAAAACTGCCCCTTTTGGTGATGTTGAAGCGCTTTCATCAATGATAAACGAGACAACCTGCGCCATCATGGTAGAACCTCTGCAGGGTGAAAGTGGTGTAAGACCTCTTAGCCGTGACTACCTAACAGCTATCCGTGAACTCTGTGATAGACATGATCTTTTACTCATCTTTGACGAGGTTCAGGTCGGCATGGGGCGTACAGGCTCACTATTTGCCTACCAACAGCTTGGTGTTACACCCGATATTATGAGTCTGGCAAAGGCCTTAGCTAACGGGTTACCTTTAGGGGCAATACTGACCACCGATACCGTCGCTGCCGCTTTTGGACCAGGAACCCATGCCTCTACCTTTGGAGGAAATCCGGTTTCCTGCGCTGCCGGACTTGCCGTCATGACGATCATGCTCGAAGAAGGCTTTATGGCCACTGTTCTTGAACGCGGCCAATATCTTGCCAATAGCCTTCAAAAATTGGCGGAAAAACATCCCACTCTGGCAACCGGTACTCGCGGCGTTGGACTTATTCAAGCACTGGTGTTGACAGAAAAGGGAATTCAGCATGGGGCTCAGATCATTAAAACCCTTTTTCAAAATGGTATCCTGGCCAATTTTGCAGGCAACTCTGTCTTACGATTTATCCCCCCTTTGATCGTAACCGAATTTGAAATTAACGAGATGCACGAGACTCTCGATAAAGTTTTATCGACCTTTAAATAGACCGACGATTTTCCCTGTTTTTTGCGCAAAAAACAGGGAAATGATTTCTAAGGCACTAAAAAACGATTGCAAAATAGCTCATTTTTTGTATTCATGCATCTTTGGCTCAATCCAATCTGTGTTGTTATAAGAAAAACACGGATACAATTGGGCCGTTTTTTTTCGATCAACTTGTGGGTTACCAATCCATTATATTTCCGGGATACAAAATGCACCTTACCAGTTTGTGGAATTTCAACAAGGAACAGCTTCAGGCCTATATAAACCGTGCCCTTGAGCTTAAAAAGGAATCGAAAGGCGGTCTTCGACATACGACCCTGCAAGGAAAAACCATAGCCCTGGTCTTTGAAAAACCCTCAACAAGAACACGAGTTTCGTTTGAAGCGGCAATGTACGGTATGGGAGGGCAGGTTATCTATCTGCCTGGGCGAGATACACAGCTGGCCCGAAATGAACCGCTTAAAGACATGGCGAGAGTCATGTCCGGCTATGTTGATGGTATGGTAATCAGAACCTATGGTCAGGAAATTGTCGACGAACTCTCTCAATACGCTACGGTACCAGTCATTAATGCACTTACAGACCTGCATCACCCCTGCCAGATACTTAGCGACATAATGACAGTGATTGAGAAAAAGGGGCCCATTGAAGATGTCCATGTCTCCTGGGTTGGTGACGGGAATAACATGGCTAACTCTTGGATTGAGGCCGCTTCGATAATGGAGTTTGCCTTAACCCTGGCCTGCCCGGAAGGGTACGACCCTGACCCCGAGATTCTCAAACGCGCTCAGGATAAGGCTGTCAAGCCGATTACTGTAGTACGTGACCCGAATCGGGCTGTGGCCACCGCTGATGTCATCAACGTTGATGTCTGGGCCAGCATGGGTCATGAAGGCCAGGAAGAAGAGCGTTTGCAGGTTTTCCAGCCATATCAGGTCAACACAACCCTTCTCAGCAAAGCCAAAAACGATACAATTGTATTGCACTGCCTACCGGCCCACAGGGATGAGGAGATTACCGATGAGGTATTGGAAGGTCGGCAATGTGTCGCCTTTGAGCAGGCCGAAAATAAGCTGCACATACATAAAGCCATATTGGAGCACCATTTAAGGAATTAGTGAGTATGTACCCTCCTGATTCACTTGCTGCACAGCGCTAATCGTATCGCGCAAAAATAAAAAAATACAGACTATCATCAAGGACATACAAGGGAGACTGCGCTGAATGAGTTCTATTAATAAAATTGTCTTGGCATATTCCGGTGGTTTAGACACCTCGGTTATTCTCAAATGGCTGGAGCAAGAGTATAAATGCCCGAT
It encodes the following:
- a CDS encoding type 4a pilus biogenesis protein PilO; translation: MDTKNIQSAFDTFLDDKVSSLNKNHKIGICVAAVVIPLALFYFLSFSPKSKNIQQLTASISSLEKELANVKLKAAEIEEQQALMKEMEIKFKEASVLIPDNQEIPSLLKTISSQGTGAGLDILSFVPGAESPKEFYAEIPVSLSVQGTYHNLGYFLDTVSKLPRIVNVSNISMGAPKMEAGEMMLNTKVSLVTYKFLDQPIAQ
- a CDS encoding pilus assembly protein PilP — its product is MIRREPRKINCWLKKHRSLSLLALVCLGVLMLSGGAWANNAPAEIAADDLKKMTEEQVTLSQSDTFIYQRGNRSDPFVPFISEERTTTKQIDSEELLTGMRLFEPGQLNLVAISSGGNKPLALVQDSTGKGYILKEGIAIGRRGIITSIITNSVIIEESFLTSSGEQKTRSIKMVLRKEGEK
- a CDS encoding type II and III secretion system protein, whose translation is MTVVFSGGCASVPSPSPEESAAKFIEEQTKGAVDGSVTVASPAASEGQQGQLPMRYQKLSYNLGTQSSNNELETDTIIVGSSFPASTVSLRSILPKLTNLKNLTISWESDVNKDALVHVPNIVPDEDFFMVIKNILRQYDYSYEVVGRTLIVKHKETKNFHISMPFMSSTFSTSIGGDVLGSTQGANMSGTLEISSQNNAFDIWGNIQTNLDKILEIWSTPATAAPVASSTDSAADSAATTTAPRTAIAAVASPPGGRGYYTIDKPIGLISVTAPASLLEKIESYLENLKTELYKQVSIEAKIIEVTFTNNDTTGMDWASLFTTSFDFAMSFSKMNFIKSSATAQNSFITVGDETFTAVLDLMKKQGRVEVLSNPKITVMNGQPAMISVGENVTYIDSVSSTTSDGVISYSINTATVMSGLGLGVIASITDGNEVILNLTPVTSSLSEAIEYKTFGTNQVGLPKVNLRELSTIVRVKNGEMLIIGGLIDNSSSYNNDYVAGLGELPVAGQAFRTDGTTTSKKELIILLRPRITSL
- the argB gene encoding acetylglutamate kinase — translated: MIQALEKAKILIEALPYIKAFSNKTVVIKYGGHAMVDDALKKSFALDIILLKYIGLNPVVVHGGGPQINKFLDKMNIQSNYIQGMRVTDGETMDVVEMVLVGKVNKEIVGLINLHGGKAVGLSGRDGDLIRAQKMQILKSQVENAPPELIDLGRVGKVTEVNPEILTTLDSQDFIPVIAPVGVGSEGQSYNINADLVAGAIASRLNAEKLVLLTDVAGVLDQDKRLIQSMTCTQVDEYIKSGVIAGGMIPKVQCCQDAVRAGVKKAHIIDGRTEHSILLEIFTKEGIGSEVTNDK
- a CDS encoding aspartate aminotransferase family protein, producing the protein MTSNQEIIAKSEAAFIGTYSRFSAAMVRGSGCRLEDAEGKSYLDFLAGIAVCSLGHCHPEVTKAICEQAKTLVHVSNLFHTIPQTELATLLVNNSFADRIFFTNSGAEANEAAIKLARKYSPQGRYEIITLEGSFHGRTLATIAATGQPKFREGFEPMPSGFKTAPFGDVEALSSMINETTCAIMVEPLQGESGVRPLSRDYLTAIRELCDRHDLLLIFDEVQVGMGRTGSLFAYQQLGVTPDIMSLAKALANGLPLGAILTTDTVAAAFGPGTHASTFGGNPVSCAAGLAVMTIMLEEGFMATVLERGQYLANSLQKLAEKHPTLATGTRGVGLIQALVLTEKGIQHGAQIIKTLFQNGILANFAGNSVLRFIPPLIVTEFEINEMHETLDKVLSTFK
- the argF gene encoding ornithine carbamoyltransferase; this encodes MHLTSLWNFNKEQLQAYINRALELKKESKGGLRHTTLQGKTIALVFEKPSTRTRVSFEAAMYGMGGQVIYLPGRDTQLARNEPLKDMARVMSGYVDGMVIRTYGQEIVDELSQYATVPVINALTDLHHPCQILSDIMTVIEKKGPIEDVHVSWVGDGNNMANSWIEAASIMEFALTLACPEGYDPDPEILKRAQDKAVKPITVVRDPNRAVATADVINVDVWASMGHEGQEEERLQVFQPYQVNTTLLSKAKNDTIVLHCLPAHRDEEITDEVLEGRQCVAFEQAENKLHIHKAILEHHLRN